One Gimesia sp. DNA segment encodes these proteins:
- the leuB gene encoding 3-isopropylmalate dehydrogenase: MEARITLLPGDGIGPEIVAQAKRVIDTVADKYGHQFETPSCPMGGNAIDDFGDPLPPQTLETCQASQAILLGAVGGPKWDDPTAKTRPEAGLLKIRKELGLFANLRPIKPYNELLDASPLKREIIEGTDILFFRELTGGIYFGESGRMESPDGEKAYSMMTYTTSEIARIVRLAAESARNRRGKLTSVDKANVLEVSRLWRQVAADVIKNEFPDIEYEVVLVDAMAMHLISRPSDFDVVVTGNMFGDILTDEGSMLPGSLGLLPSASLGSDGPGLYEPIHGSAPDIAGKGIANPLATILATAMLLRHSLSLETEAAAVEEAVARVVAAGHRTADIAAGGKSISTSEMGDLVIQELTA, translated from the coding sequence GTGGAAGCTCGGATTACCCTATTACCCGGCGATGGTATCGGGCCGGAAATTGTTGCACAGGCCAAGCGAGTAATTGATACGGTTGCCGATAAATATGGCCACCAGTTCGAAACTCCTTCCTGCCCCATGGGAGGCAATGCCATCGATGATTTCGGCGATCCGCTGCCTCCACAAACTCTGGAGACCTGCCAGGCATCGCAGGCGATTCTCCTGGGAGCCGTCGGAGGTCCTAAATGGGACGATCCGACCGCTAAAACACGTCCCGAAGCCGGTTTGCTGAAAATCCGGAAGGAACTGGGACTGTTCGCAAATCTGCGTCCGATTAAGCCCTACAATGAGTTGCTCGACGCTTCACCGCTCAAACGGGAAATCATCGAAGGCACCGATATTCTCTTTTTCCGTGAGCTGACCGGCGGGATTTACTTTGGTGAGTCTGGCCGCATGGAATCTCCCGATGGCGAAAAAGCTTACAGTATGATGACGTACACAACGTCGGAAATCGCCCGTATCGTCCGCCTGGCTGCAGAATCGGCCCGGAACCGGCGGGGCAAGCTGACCTCCGTCGACAAAGCAAACGTGCTGGAAGTCTCTCGTCTCTGGCGTCAGGTTGCCGCGGATGTGATCAAGAACGAGTTTCCGGATATCGAATACGAAGTAGTTCTCGTCGATGCAATGGCCATGCACCTGATCTCGCGACCTTCTGATTTTGATGTCGTCGTCACTGGAAACATGTTTGGCGACATCCTTACTGACGAAGGATCGATGCTGCCCGGTTCCCTGGGACTGCTCCCCTCTGCATCACTGGGCTCCGATGGCCCCGGCTTGTATGAGCCGATTCACGGTTCCGCACCGGATATCGCCGGCAAAGGGATTGCGAACCCGTTGGCAACGATTCTGGCCACCGCCATGCTGCTGCGACATTCGCTCAGCCTGGAAACGGAAGCGGCTGCCGTCGAAGAGGCTGTCGCCCGGGTTGTGGCTGCAGGACATCGCACAGCTGATATTGCCGCCGGTGGTAAGAGCATTTCGACCAGTGAGATGGGCGACCTGGTTATTCAGGAACTGACTGCCTGA
- a CDS encoding TIM barrel protein yields the protein MHSPISRRNMLQTSGALAATALGLSAAHASSSKTIKGNINQSVVHWCFKKYWDIDKTAQVASQLGIKSVELTPAENWKTLQKHGLTCAIASSHGFKVGFNNPDNWDQCIEILRKRIDECAAGGVKNVITFTGMRDGISDDEGAKNCVAGLKKIIGYAEKNNVNLCLEMLNSRDSSHPMKGHPGYQGDHTDYCIDIIKQVGSDRMKLLFDIYHVQIMDGDVIRRLHEHKDYIGHVHTAGNPGRGELDMKQEINYPPIMQALLDIDYQGFVGQEFIPTRDPYEGLKEAVILCDV from the coding sequence ATGCACTCACCCATCAGTCGTCGAAACATGCTGCAGACATCAGGCGCGCTGGCAGCAACGGCGCTCGGGCTTTCGGCGGCCCATGCTTCTTCTTCCAAAACAATTAAGGGAAATATCAATCAGTCAGTCGTTCACTGGTGCTTCAAGAAGTACTGGGACATCGACAAAACGGCCCAGGTCGCCAGTCAGCTGGGAATCAAAAGTGTAGAACTGACGCCGGCCGAGAACTGGAAAACACTTCAGAAACATGGTTTAACCTGTGCGATCGCATCCAGCCATGGATTCAAAGTCGGATTCAACAACCCGGATAACTGGGATCAATGTATTGAAATTCTGCGTAAGCGAATCGATGAATGTGCCGCGGGCGGCGTCAAAAATGTGATCACTTTCACCGGCATGCGGGACGGTATCAGTGATGATGAAGGAGCGAAGAACTGCGTTGCCGGCTTGAAAAAGATCATTGGTTACGCCGAGAAGAATAATGTGAATCTCTGCCTGGAGATGTTGAATTCACGGGACAGCAGCCATCCCATGAAAGGGCATCCCGGTTATCAGGGAGATCATACGGATTACTGCATCGACATCATCAAACAGGTCGGTTCGGACCGAATGAAGCTGCTGTTTGATATCTACCATGTCCAGATCATGGACGGGGACGTGATCCGTCGCCTGCACGAACATAAGGACTACATCGGTCACGTGCACACAGCCGGGAATCCGGGGCGTGGCGAACTGGATATGAAACAGGAAATCAATTATCCACCAATCATGCAGGCGCTGCTCGACATTGATTATCAGGGATTTGTCGGACAGGAATTTATTCCAACGCGCGATCCCTACGAGGGCCTGAAAGAAGCCGTCATTCTGTGTGACGTCTAA